TGGTACTGGCTAAATATACTCACTCACTACATTGAATTGGGTATTTGTTGGTTAAAGGGCATATAGGCATTTTGATCTACTTGTGTAACATTTGACATCTCATGAAGCCAGTTGAAATTATACATCACATCTGCACCATTTTCTTGACTATTCATGTGTGGCCGGTGTCAGAAACTGTGTTGCTGTTTATGTACCTTTTCACCTGAAGATACATGAAGCAACATTTTATGTGTATTCTTGTGTAGTATATGGAGTCGAGTTTTCATTATGTAATACTGTTCATCGGTCTTCACCAGGTTGAAACACCTCTTCCGaatgtgagtgagattggcTTCAACCTGGAGCAGGCTGGAGTGAGTTTGGGCAGAGAGGAGATGCAGCGGATCTTTCTTGCGCTCAAACAGTTAGTTGAATCTCAGGCACTACCACGCTGTCGACTGTGGGGCAAGATTCTGGGAACACAGAGCAACTACATTGTTGCTGAAGCTGAGTGCAGAGAGGGTGAGGAAGATGAAGAGCAGAGTGCTGATGAAGCACCTGAAGATGAGGATAGAGAGGCTGAGACTCAGGAGAGTGAGGTGAGGAAGTGGAAATGCTGAGTGTACTAGAGAATCTACTTATTTGGAATCAACATAGTCTTCCAAAGGAAAGTATAATAACAACGATctgcattttattgctttatacTTGTGAcatgtgcaatgacaataaaggtgaATCTAAATCTATCAGCTACATGTGCATGGATGTGCACGTTCACATCAGCTATAGAGTAAAATCAAAGTTTGtctaaacaacataaaatgtctGAATCTTGGTTGCTCGTTACACACTTGTGATGATCAAGGGAGGATGGTCCACCTATTTTCTGCAAGCCTAAAGGTGACTGACCTCTGATGATCTAAAAACATAGAGAGATGGGAACAGTTACTGCTGCCAGTAAATTCTTGGACATAGTGGACTTACTGCCAGTTCATTTCTCTGACCTCATTAAAGATCCATTTGTTAAAATGTACAAGGAGTGTgtaaaaaaattggcaaaaaaatccagcaaactggTTTGCTGCAAAAATTCCGAAAGCTGTTTTCatccttgttttgtttaattgagCTTCTCTCCCTTTAATTGTCAAGGCAGAGAAGTAAAAAGAACTGTTTTGTACATTGGTTACTGATTGGTTACTTGTAGTCATGTATCTGGTCTTGTGGTGCTTTCGTTTTCAGATGGATCCACTGCCTGAGTCAACCTACAAACCACCACCAGTGGTACCAAAGGAGATCATTGGAACAGGTGTTAACAAGTTTGTTTACTATGTGTGCAATGAACCTGGTCTTCCTTGGGTAAAGCTCCCTTCGGTCAGTCCAGCACAGATAGTTGTTGCTCGGCAGATCCGTAAATTCTTCACTGGTAGGCTAGACACTCCAATTGTGAGTTACCCACCTTTCCCTGGGAATGAAGCCAACTATCTGAGAGCACAGATCGCTCGGATCTCTGCTGGCACACAGGTCAGCCCTCAGGGCTTCTATCAGGCTGGGGAGGAAGAAGGTGACGAGGAAGATGAGACACCTCGGGACAGCTACGAAGTGAATCCTGACTTTGAGGGCATTCCTGTCACCGAAATGGTTGAGTCTTTGTCTTTCTGGGTGCATCATGTTCAACATATTCTGCAGCAGGTACTAGTCTGATTAGAATATGTGCATGGACATTTTGTCAGCTCATGTATGTATATGTGCGCAGTTAATGTGCAAAAATTACCTTTAGGGCCGCTGTACTTGGGTGAACCTGACTGTTAAACCAGGAGAGGAATCCTATGAGGAAGGAGAGTCTGATGAGAAGGAAGAGGAGCCCGATGAGCCTGAGCCAGAAGTTGGACCTCCACTGCTCACCCCCCTCTCCCAAGATGCAGGTCAGCCTTTCACTTTGTACATTTTCCAACCAAACCAGTAAGAGGCTTAAAGATCAACCAAGGATTTAATTTTCCCTAGGAATAGGGAGTCTAGTGTTGTCACTTTAGCATTTCATATCTAAAATCTCCATCAGTCTGATTTACACAATAAAATTTCTGTACCCTCTGACTGCCCAGTGTCGATATTCTCAAGATTTTAGAATTAAAAGACAGTCAAAGATAAATCAGTTATGTTATTTTCAGGTGGTTTGCAATTAACCTTCTTTTACCATCAACATAATAGAGAACTCAGATATTACTGAAATCAACTCTTTTGGGTATTTCCACCATGTTGTTTCATATAGCAAGGAAATTTATCAAATGCCAACTATCACAAATTCAGTGTTCAATAGTAGTGCTTTCACAATAGTCACCTCTGTCCTCCTACAAACGTATTTTACACAGTAATAGACCAATTTACAGACAACATTATTACAAAAATTCTACACGTAGGAGCTTTATAAAAGCAGAATTTATCGCAGAGCTGGTTTATTGAATTACACTGTTGTTTAGGAtttgcataaataaaataaaatacaataaaaacaagttgacatttttcacaaaaaataaaatacattaaaaacaaatacacaaggCCATTAACATTCCATTCTCACATAATATTAAACCATATTGCCTCTTAACAGAATGTATTCatatcagtgtgtgaatgtgtgtgtgaatgggtgaatgtgacgtattctgtaaagcgctttgggtaccttgcaggtatagtaaagcgctatataaatacagaccatttaccatttaccatttacactggatttctgtggtagttttaatgttgtggctaatcAGTGTATATCTGTAATATTAACACCTTCCAGAATAAGGCACACAGGTCTAACACACACTCATTTTCTTACAATCCTCTGCTTTTCACTGCTCTACTTGAACTCTACCCATGGATACAACAACTCTGCCACAAATTTATCTCTTACAAAATTTCTAAATATCTTGTTGACTTTCTAAAAAAAGGTTATGATTCTACTCAAAGCCACAGTGGTAAGATTTAAAAGGGTTCTTGATAATTTGTCCAACTCATTATCACACATGAGTATCTTAGTGAGT
This region of Acanthochromis polyacanthus isolate Apoly-LR-REF ecotype Palm Island chromosome 4, KAUST_Apoly_ChrSc, whole genome shotgun sequence genomic DNA includes:
- the rsph4a gene encoding radial spoke head protein 6 homolog A isoform X1, which translates into the protein MDASNETQDRRQQRMQSAASFKAFLLKNSTESNLNLYDHLTQLLMKVMTEHPHNAVDVIEDMSRDVKRGLFHDMQSTLRDLPQTTAAELLAEQQCSLFSRPEDAAQEEELVETPLPNVSEIGFNLEQAGVSLGREEMQRIFLALKQLVESQALPRCRLWGKILGTQSNYIVAEAECREGEEDEEQSADEAPEDEDREAETQESEMDPLPESTYKPPPVVPKEIIGTGVNKFVYYVCNEPGLPWVKLPSVSPAQIVVARQIRKFFTGRLDTPIVSYPPFPGNEANYLRAQIARISAGTQVSPQGFYQAGEEEGDEEDETPRDSYEVNPDFEGIPVTEMVESLSFWVHHVQHILQQGRCTWVNLTVKPGEESYEEGESDEKEEEPDEPEPEVGPPLLTPLSQDAEMFNSPPWSSKLSSALTSQHAVAVLRSNLWPGAYAYATGKKFENIYIGWGVKYAGEGYIPSVPPLPQKEYPSGADITETLDPTLEEEQMLQEALEEQQAAQEEMEEEEEEEEEEEDDD